AATCTAAAAACATAAGAGATAATCTTATGATATTAAACTTTATAATTTTTTAGAGAGTGATAGTAAAATTAAATTAGGAATGATTGACTTAATTAGAACAAAGCTAAAATGATTAACaatttaaatcccaggaaaaattaCAATGGACAAGCAGGTGCTGGCAGGATAATCGATCACGAGATAATATTTATTGAGAATGAAAATGGATACAATGGGAAATGAGCAGATCCAGCTTGCTCTTGCGGCCAACAACTGGTGCTTGGGTACAAGAACAGCCCATATTATTACACACGACTGCCATATATATTATTACTGGCTAACTAGCTCCAGTAATCTCGTGGTACATACACACAGATCGATTGATATCTACGAGCTAGCAACATAGGCAAAGCTCATACACTTGTTTAATGCATGCAAATCAAGGCAATAGAGATGCATATAGCAAAATACTTATAAGATTAATTATAGCTAAAAAGCATTATGCTTGAAGCTGCTTCATCGGCCTCCACTACTTAATCGCCGTGGCCAGCAATCTAGCATCGCCTCTGGTTGGTCACGTGCACCACGGCCTGCATCCATCAGATCGATGTGATAATTATTCTTGCTTTTGCTTACTACTCTgatccctccgtcaaaaaatacaaaatttctAAGATGTTTATAGTAAATAGTAAGGTTAGCTCAAAAGATTCCTATAGGACATAACTTTTAGGCATAAAAATTGACATTTCCAAATTTGTTATAACACATAAAGTTTCATAATATTACACTTATATACATACAAACTACTTTTGTATTTGTATGAAATAAAATTAAGTTGTCAAACTTATACCTGATTAATTTTGAAAAGTCCAAAAGAGGAAAtagaaatactccatccgttttaaaatatttgacaccgttgactttttagtacgtgtttgaccattcgtcttattcaaaaaatttaagtatttatttattcttttcatatcatttgattcattgttaaatatatttttatgtacacatatagttttacatatttcataaattttattgaataaaacgaacggtcaaacatgtacttaaaagtcaacggtgtcaaacattttaaaacggagggagtagtagataaACTTCTGTCTAAATTCGTGGTATTATTACGACGAAAAGGATAATAAGGTGTAAAAGTAGGTACCAGATAGATGTCGTGGTGCATTGCTCGGTCGATGGCCTCCAGCGACGCCTCCCGAAACAAGGCGGTCAGCTGGACGTCTTCCTGCTCCGACGACGGCTGGTACATGAGCGGCACCTCGCGTCTCACCTTCGACCACAGCTCCAGCCGCTGCCGGATCACGTAATGGAgatcgccgccgcccttgcAGCCGGGCCGCCTCTCTCTCGCCGCCTCAGCCGCAGCTGGCAGCGGCGACGGTAGCTTACGTGCCTCCTCCAGCATGATCACCATCGCCGGCGTCATGAACTCGGCGATCACCTTCTCCGGCGAGCCCATGGCGGTGGCGCGCTGCATCTGGTGGCTCGACACCCACGAGCTGACGTAGGCTAGCCCGCTCCTGAGGCTggccaccatggcgtccacatCCTCCTCGAGGCCGTCCAGCTCGACCCCGCCCCAGAACTGCCGGGCTCGCCGGAACTCCTCCCACTTGCCCTGCAGcacgtcgccggcgcgcgcgccgccgccgcgcagctgCATCGTCCCCTTCTTCGACAGCATCTCGGTTTCCGCgaagccggcgacgagctccagcAGCTCGAACCGGACCATGTGCTGCATCACGACGGGGGATGGGAGGAGGGTTTGCCGTTGTCGGCCGCCGTCGACGGAGAAGACGGCCACCTCGGGCCTCTCGACGAACACGCCGTGCCCTTCGATGGACACCGCTTCGCCGCCCGGAGCGTGGCTGTACGAGTAGCCGATGGcgagcagctgctgctggtgaTGACGGTGAtggcaatggtggtggtggtgatggtcgcagaccgtggcggcggcgtcgcagtAACCGCACTCCACCGACGAGAAGGTCGTCGTCGACGAAGCAGCAGGCACATGGAGGTGGACGACGAAGCTCTTCACCTCGCCGGCGTAGAGAACACCGACGACGACCTCACCGGAGGCCCCGCCGCAAGCAACGCTGCTCTCGTAGCCGCCAGAGTCGACGCGCACTATCCGCGCGCCGCCTAGCTCGGCAGTCTTGAGGCTGACGCGcgtgtcgacggcggcgacggtcttGAGCCCGCCGAGGCACacggcgagggcgccggcgaTCTTGTCCAGGTTGCCGTCGTCGACGAAGGAGTAGGTGCCGCGCGATTCTTGCGCGATGTGGAGCAGCGCCTCCGGGTCGTGCGCCGCGCCCAGGGCGAAGGTGTGGACGGGGTACTTGCCGACGGCGCCATGGATGACGTCGCGGCTCCACCGGAATCCGGtcgtgtcgtcgccgtcggtcaGGAGGAGGATGAACCCTACGCGGTTCCGGCTGTTGCCTTGCCGCTCATCCAGGATCTGTGATTACGTCGTGAGATGATCTTAACTTTTACATGTCATTGGTCTGTTGGAGGGTAAATCCTTAATTTTTGATTTAAAGGGAAAATACAATATAATCATAACTCCATTAATGTAGCATATTTTTAAGccttaaaagaaagaaattttaGGTACTTCTTATGTTCAAAACAATATCTTGTCTTTGATATTAACATGTTTATCAAGATATAACGTAACCACTGGTTTCAACTATAATAATacgagcaattttacggttttTGAGGAggtaatattttttctattgtaaatttggtacctcttaaTACCTAGATACtatgaggtaccatgaggtatcaaattttacactaaaattttggtacctcatggtacctcctcaaggaccgtagaattgctctAATAATACAATTACGCGTGGATCTATTTGGTGTTCCTAAAAAAtgattactactccctctatcacaTAATATAATCAAGCGtattatataatatttgaaaaaaaaactattatgcTGACAATTTTATAGACAAGTCTACacaatatactactccctccgtcccaaaataagtgcagttttgcactattcatctctaatgtttaaccattcgttttatttgaaaattttttatgattactatttttattgttattagatgataaaacatgaatagcactttatgtgtgactattttattaaaaaaatttcataatttttttaaataagatgcaCGGTCAtacgttggacacggattttCACGGCTGCACttgttttgggatggaggtagtagcagTTATAATGCCTCCAACCAAAATATTAAGAAGGTATCGattttcaaattttggaagtttgacTTGAAATATGTGCAAACAACATGTGTTTTAATAGCTGGAGAAGGTAACATTTTGCCAAACTTGCAAATAAATAATTGTACTACATTATTGCAAATACCTTGACGGCCTCCTGCAACTCGGGCATAAGCGCAGAGCCACTGCCACCACGGGCCTGAAGTCGGTCGATCTTTTTTCCGGCGATGCTCCGGCCATCGCCAGAAACATCCAACAAGCCGGAGCTATATTCCTTGACGGGTCCATCGTTAAAAGCCACAATGGAGAGGCGGTCTCCGTCGTCAAGCTTCCTGATGATAAACTTCATAGACGCCTTGAGCACATCCAACCTCGTCGCCTGCAGATTGCtctccggcgacgccgccaccggATCATTCATGCTGCCGCTGACATCGAGCACTGCGACGACGTCTATGGGGACATGGCCGTTGAGATCGGCCGCCGGTGGCGCCTCAACACGCAGTAACACCTGGAAGTCCTTGTTCGTCTGAGCTCTTGGGATTGTGGGGAAGATGGGCGTGGTGCTCACTTTCACAGGAGCTACACTCATCGCCtgcattcagagtttcagatgcATACGTGTGAAATAttgttggttaaaattattatattgcTGGTGAAATTATTCATGGTGTTAAATTGTTCTTTGCAAACGGTTCTTCTCAAACTGGCTAAGACATGGTTATCATTTTGGGGTTACTTCATTTCCAAAAAAAAGTATAAGAGAGGTGAGTGGTATAGTACTCTGGCTGGTTTTTCATAAATATACAATTAATCGTCTGTTTTTCCAAAGGTCATTTCTCTTACTCCCACCATTGTATCGGTTAAGTGATTTAAATCATTGTACAAATTGACAAAATAGTTCTCTTACTACTGTAAAAGTGAATCCTTCCTGCTCCTCCCTCACCATCCAGAAAAAAAACggggtatatatgtatatatagcacTAGTTAAATTAAGAAACAGACTTAAAACAGAGGAGTTAGCAGTTAAACCTCTATGTGCAGTAGCGTGGAGAAGATCAGGCACGGCAGCAGAAGCATCAAATTATGGAGTTGCCCCATGCTACTACTTCAATGTAAACAGTCTAACCGAGTCTTGTGTGATTCTTGCCTTCGGCTGATGCAAATGAATCTCCAAGAGACAAAGCTTTTGATTGAGTGCCAAGCCAATATATAGGCTCAAATAGACCACGACTTAGCTATTAAGTCAATGCAACCTAGTAGCTAGCAAGAACAACATATGAAATGCTAGGAGAAACGATTACTTAAATTTTGATCTCTTGCAGGTACGTACTACGTACGCCGTATGTGTTCTTGATAATAACGACAACGTACTAGATAGACGACGACTTCACGTATGCGAAGATCTGATCAAGGGTAAAGTGCAGTGAGGTCCTGTCCATCACGATTGTCGATCGTTTAGGATCTCCCCCTGTTGGCATACTCAAGGTTATTGGcgggaaactgttttaatccctcgaggggatatcccctcgtttttgcatgtcacttaaatggttataaaaaaatttgaaaaaagatGGAAaggtgtattaacatgtgatataacactccacaaacatgcaagttcaaattcaacttctatatctcgtaacgaaaaaacaaattgaaccgcagctagttaacatatattcagagtcaaatttgtttttttcgttgcgagatgtagaagttgaatttttacttgtatgtttgtggagtgatatatcacatattaatacatcttcttaatttttttcaaattttttcataaccatttgagtgatATGCTaacaacgaggggatatcccctcgagggatccAAATCCTCTTCCGTTATTGGCTTGTACAAGAGTATCCTGAAGCTGATCAAAGATCATTGCGATGTTGTTTCTTCCCTAGACATCAGGCTAGCTGTACAACAAGCTGGAAGAGGAAGACCACGAGAGTTTTAATACGCCTAACCTCCACATGCTTGTGCTGATCGAGGTTCGAGGCCCCACAAAGAGAGCCCATCATCATTAACCGCACAGGCTTCCAGATGCTGGAGAGATTCCTTGTGGAAGGAGCCATGCCCAAGCTCAAGCATCTCGAGTTCAAGTTCTACGCCGGCCGGCCCAGGCGCCCAGCAATGATCGATCACCTCCACCTGCTCAGCCTCCAAAAGGTGGTCTTCCGCTGCTCCAAATGGTACAAGCTAGAGCGACGATCCCGGCATCAAGGCCACCATTGACGTCGTGAAGAAAGAAGCAAGCGGCAGCATCCCAGCCGGCCGATCAACCTTCACATCACTGATGGCGATAAGGAGGTACCAATTAATTGAGGCACACAGGAGCAGTGAAAGTACGCCATCAGTTGTTCTAGCTGCGGCGGAAACCAGCACTAGTATCCAAGAGGAAAACCCCCGAGATCGAATACCAGCTACGGATTTGTTCTGGCCGGATCGAGTTTAACAGCTACGAAAAAGCAAAAAGAAACTAGCTAGTGCTATTGTATTCTAAATTTACCTGTACTGTATCTGTATAGAAAAATCTATTTCATTCATGTACTCAAAGCCTCCTCTAATCATCGTCTTGTGTTCATCTGTTTCAAACAGGCCATAAATCATATCCAAAACACTGTCTTCCACTACACCAAATGGTACAATCTCAATATGTTAACACCAGAATTTGGTATGGTTTTTAGTAGATTCGGTTAAGAAAAGAAATCGATTGGTAGAtgaaagtttatatatgtaagGTTAAGTTTAAGGAGGAATCGTCAAAACCACAGCAAGATAAAttcatatttttcaaaaaataaaagtaataaCCATCGACGAACCTATATATGCAGGTACATTTTACTCTTTTGTGTCAGATTTAATTCGGTCTATTCATTGAAGTAATTCTAAATTGATGACAACCACCCCCCTAAAAGAAAAATGACATCACCCCGGATGAGTATATATTCCTTTTAGCATCACTAATGAGGTAGTTCGTCGATGAATTTGTTAAGTTAATACATCTGGCGTGTAGAGTTGGAAATTCAATGAACTGCATCAGTAATCTAACTGTACATGCTAGGTGTACAATCTCCACAAATTCAAGGCAtctaaaagaaaaggacaaaGGAGGCACGAATCTGTATGTTGCGTGTGCTAGATTATGCTAGCTAGTAGAACATGACGAATCATCGATAAATAAATTTGGGGCGCAAAAAATTTCATGTTCCATCCCAAGCACGGGTGCTATTCTAGCTACTACCACCATATACTAGTTCCATCAAACACCAAGATCAATGTATACATAGAAAAAGACGTATTCATATGACAAGATTAATTTACTAGTCACTACCCATTCAAATATTCATCTAGTCAGATGTTCTCACAGTTACCAAGTACTGCATTTTTATATTGAATtctagaagaagaaaaaaaaaatagaagtacTGATCTCTAGCTCTCTGCACGTGACATGCATCATACATGTTGGTAttactggatttttcacattttggtccttttaaaaacttatttcgcaaatagacccctgaaaaaacttatcccagaaatagtCCTTTTtagggcgccagagtggctggcgccatcatccaacgggacggcgccagcctctctggcgccgtcctcctgccaccgtggtgcacgcgaaccgacgtggcaagaggagggcgccagccatgctggcgccgccccagggaggagggcgccagcatggctggcgccgccgcctccattcctgcttctctgtatggagttgcaacggtgtcatttttattttattttttcggatgttttttcacactcaggatcacgatacaaccaaccacaaaaaaaatttaaactcgaactaccacctagctaagtctgaaaatatctagcataccacttagtctactttgcaccttcactaaaattagaccataactcctttagtaaaactCTTTGATctgcatgttaaacataatgcactctaccactacatgaaattacttaatctaattcaaaatataacctaatgaaatgacatatataagttaaacagtacatagagatgcaattttttatttttatttcatttttttatattttttcacacttaggagaacataggaaccacccgtataaaaataaactcaaacggataaaatatgtgacatgtagaattttccaaaactctaccgaaacggacaaaatatgtcatctattaaaataggcgtaactttctcatacggacacgaaatcaggcaaataatatatgcacgggcatctacagaaaaagttacatccgattctcccccgctttgccgggttcggcgatattaaaacctccaaattccgcttgcaagattgtgttttcgaggagagaagtttttcggtggagctttggaaaattccacatgccacatatttcgtccatttgagtttattttttacatggttggttcctgtgagttcctaagtgtgaaaaaaatatcaaaaaaataaaataaaaataaaaaagttgcacatctctctcctctgcactagttcggagagaggagaggagaggaaaaattctacatgtcacatattacgtccatttgagttcaatttttctatggttggttcttgtgtgtccctaagcgtgaaaaaaatatcaaacaaataaaacaaaaataaaaaatttcgggggggcgccagccactctggcgcactccccctagccacctcagcatcgccccgccacgtcggcagggggacggcgccaaagaggctggcgccgtcctgttgaacgacggcgccaggcactctggcgccccaaaaaggaccatttttgggataagtttttctaggggtctacttacgaaataagtttttcaaaaggaccaaaatgtgaaaaatccagttggTATTAGTACTAACTAGTTCGAGCAGTCCGATGAATCGTAGTGTACAGTACATATTTTAAGTACTACACTCTGTACTGTGGCCCTGTTTGGATTCAAGGGTTAGAGTTAGTTTGAGCTAGTTGAGGCTCAAATAGCCCTAAAGGACCCAAACATGAGGGGTTAGATTGGGGCCAGTTGCATCTAACCCACAAAAAAAACTAGCCCCTCCAAGAGGTGCTTATTGGAGCTAGTTTGGGTGGGACCCACTGTACAAgccacttctctctctctccccgcatCGGATCCCCATCTCCCGATCCCACACGGTCACACCCAAACCAATTTTTTCCTCTTGctggtcgtcgccgcctcccagatccacgccgccacctccgctgatccgtgccgccgtcctcgatccgcgcctccgccgccgatccGCGAGGCGCCCGtccaaccgcgccgccgcctccactgttccgcggcgcggcgacgccgcCACCCCTGAGCCGTGCCTCCTCCGACCATCCCCGTCGCCGCCTGCACCGTTCCGCGGCGCCGGGCAacctcagcgccgccgccacccccgagccgcgcctcctccgaccatccgcgtcgccgcctccaccgatcTGCGCCATCGGCCACGCATGGACAGAGACAGCTTCGATGACCTCAGCACGTGGGCTACGCAGTCGTCGGCGAGCGGCCCCGCCACCGCTCCCTCTGCCGGCGCTAGCTTCGACCTCAACTCGCAAGCGCCGGTGGCGGAGGGGTTCCCGGGGCTTGGGATGTACGGAGCCTTTCTccaaggcgacgacgacgagctcctcACTGGCCATGGCAGGGGCTCCAGCCTCCCTCCCTATCGCCCACCACGTGCCGGAGCCGGAGACGGAAGAGCGACTCCAAATCTATCTCGGCGACTGAACTTGGACGGCTCCTCCCCGACAGGAGCTGGTCGCGGAGGAGGAAATGGTGGCACCTTCCCAGACGGGTTGTCTTCGGGGAGAGGCGGGCGCGTTCGGCAGCGCTCGAGTTCAGCCACCGCGGCACCTGGCCGCCGGAGCCAGCGCAGCAACACGGCGGTACgtgtcggcggcagcggctagcGCCTACCGCGTCCCCGAGCACCAAGGGCACCAAGGAGTGCCGTCTGTGGACAAGCATCTGGCTCCGGCGCTCCCTTCAACAATGATGCTGAAGAATTGGAGGATGATGTGGAGGAGTTTGCGAGCTCCGACGGACCCCCGGTGAGCCAAGCTAGTCGAGCCCAATGGAATGAAGTTAATAATGCTTGCTTGTTAGAATTGTGAATTGAGCAGCGTAGAGTAGTCACGTATAATGATGCACAGATGAGTGGTGAAGGGTACCAAGCCATCGTCGACGGCTTACTTGATAGAAGGGGGTTGGTGTATACCCGTTGCCAGGTGAAGAACCAAATACTCGTACTGAAAACCACCCACTCTTTCTGGCGATACTTGCAAGCGCACATAGGGTTGGGGAGGTTACCAGATGGAACCATTGATGCTGAGTCTTCGTTCTGGAGAACACATACAGAGGTATAAGGGTATAAGCAGCCAATCTGTGTATTCTATTTTTCAGTTTTCTAGTTTCAAATTGTCCAATGAACTGATCTCTCATAGGACTGACTTACTGTTGTAGTTCCTTACTTTCAGCTATTAAGTAGGCAAAAATTTGACAAGGAACCTTATTACAAAAACATTTGCTTAGTAAACACAACATGAATTATGATAGTAGTTTATGTGCACTAGTATAGTACATATGTGCTCATCCATTTTATTTATCGCTGCAGAAGAAACCATACCTAAAGAGGCTGCAATGGGGTCCTCCAGAAAACGAGGAGTTGCTTGATCAACTATTCAGAGGGTACACTGTGGATGGAAGCACAGCCTTTGTGCCTGGAGATGATTATGGTTAGGACCAGGGGCaagatgaagaggaagaggacgaggaggagttTCAACCAACACCTATTAGTACAAGCAGCCAGAGGAGCCAAAAGGGCAAGAGACCATTAAGTAGCAATTCAAGCACTTTGTCCAGTCCAGTCAAGAAGAGCAAGAGCCTAATGATTAAGATTGTGAAGGACATAGCCAGTACCTTCAAAGAGGCTGTCACAGTCAACACTAAGCAAATGCAGAATCGGGCAAGTGACAAGGCTGCATTTTCAGTCAAGAGGTGTCAGGAGCTGGCATTTGAGTGTGGCATAGAGCAAACCATTGAATCTGTCTATGCTATGTCAAAGATGTTCGAAACAGAATATCAAAGGGAGTTCTTCTGTGGCCAATTAACTCCTGAGCTTAGGTTGTGTTACTTCAACAAATGGTGCAAGGACAACAATTTGGAGTAGTTGATGTCTTGCTCCCATATGTCTGTTGAACTATTTATTTGTGTGTTGAACCTATCATCTGTGTGTTGAGACTATTATCTGTGTGTTGAGACTATTATCTGtgtattgaaaatattatttatgtgtGTTAAACCTATTATCTGTATATTATTTTCGAGTGTTGACAATTTGTTACATGTGTTGAAGCAAGAAGAAGATCATGGCCCTATGGTTGAGGAAGCAGAAGATGATGGAGGCAGCACAAGTGAGGATGAGATTATATCGATGTGCCGCAACAATCTGGTGCATGCAGAGAATTTGATCGTGCAATTGGTTCCTATCTTGGGTATGTACTCTGATAACTACTTTGTGAAACTACCTAAGAGGATCAATGGAGATTCTGGTATGGATTGGGTCATGGATACACTAGCACGAGATACCCAATGCTACAACATGTTTAGGGTAGAGAGAGCTTTATTTAACAGGCTACATAATACTTTTGTCCAGTCTTATGGGTTGAAGTCCACTACAAAAATGACATCTATAGAGGCTCTTGCTATGTTTTTATGGATTGTTGGTTCACCACAGTCAGTTAGACAGGCTGATAACCATTTAAGGAGGTCTTTGGAGATAGTAAGCAGGACATTTAACAGAGTTTTGACATGCCTCCTTAGGTTAGCTCATGACATAATTGTACCCAAGGACCCAACTTTTTCAGAGGTGCACCCAAACTTGGAAAATCTAGCATTTTGGTCACACTTCAATGACTGTATAGGAGCTATAGATGGGACACATGTGAATGTTGTGGTGCCTAAGATTAAGAGGGTTCCGTACTTGAACAGGCACAATGAAA
The Oryza sativa Japonica Group chromosome 6, ASM3414082v1 DNA segment above includes these coding regions:
- the LOC4341370 gene encoding uncharacterized protein, yielding MGQLHNLMLLLPCLIFSTLLHIEAMSVAPVKVSTTPIFPTIPRAQTNKDFQVLLRVEAPPAADLNGHVPIDVVAVLDVSGSMNDPVAASPESNLQATRLDVLKASMKFIIRKLDDGDRLSIVAFNDGPVKEYSSGLLDVSGDGRSIAGKKIDRLQARGGSGSALMPELQEAVKILDERQGNSRNRVGFILLLTDGDDTTGFRWSRDVIHGAVGKYPVHTFALGAAHDPEALLHIAQESRGTYSFVDDGNLDKIAGALAVCLGGLKTVAAVDTRVSLKTAELGGARIVRVDSGGYESSVACGGASGEVVVGVLYAGEVKSFVVHLHVPAASSTTTFSSVECGYCDAAATVCDHHHHHHCHHRHHQQQLLAIGYSYSHAPGGEAVSIEGHGVFVERPEVAVFSVDGGRQRQTLLPSPVVMQHMVRFELLELVAGFAETEMLSKKGTMQLRGGGARAGDVLQGKWEEFRRARQFWGGVELDGLEEDVDAMVASLRSGLAYVSSWVSSHQMQRATAMGSPEKVIAEFMTPAMVIMLEEARKLPSPLPAAAEAARERRPGCKGGGDLHYVIRQRLELWSKVRREVPLMYQPSSEQEDVQLTALFREASLEAIDRAMHHDIYLAVVHVTNQRRC